One genomic region from Terasakiella sp. SH-1 encodes:
- the rpoC gene encoding DNA-directed RNA polymerase subunit beta', whose product MSELMKFFGQVSGAQQFDNLQINIASPEKIRSWSYGEIKKPETINYRTFKPERDGLFCARIFGPVKDYECLCGKYKRMKYKGIVCEKCGVEVTLTKVRRERMGHIELAAPVAHIWFLKSLPSRIGLLLDMTLKDLERVLYFENFVVVEPGLTPLKQKELLSEEQYINAVEEYGQDAFTAGIGAEAIRDMLSEINLDDELEDLRDELRETNSEAKRKKLVKRLKLVEAFLESGSRPEWMILEVVPVIPPELRPLVPLDGGRFATSDLNDLYRRVINRNNRLKRLIELRAPEIIVRNEKRMLQESVDALFDNSRRSRPITGANKRPLKSLSDMLKGKQGRFRQNLLGKRVDYSGRSVIVVGPELMLHQCGLPKKMALELFKPFIYAKLELYGMATTIKAAKRMVEKERPEVWDILEEVIREHPVMLNRAPTLHRLGIQAFEPTLVEGKAIQLHPLVCTAFNADFDGDQMAVHVPLSLEAQLEARVLMMSTNNILQPASGKPIIVPSQDIVLGIYYLSMVRENEKGEGMVFSGVGEIHQALDNDVVSLHANVTCRYRTIDENGDEIVERVETTPGRMLLSELLPRHVDVPFALINKLLTKKDVSNVIGEVYRHVGQKETVIFCDRIMGLGFKWACKAGISFGKDDMVIPAAKAPLVAETKEAVKEFERQYMDGLITQREKYNKVVDAWSHCNDQVTSEMMSEISKDVPGKPINSVYMMAHSGARGSTAQMRQLGGMRGLMAKPSGEIIETPIIANFKEGLSVLEYFNSTHGARKGLADTALKTANSGYLTRRLVDVAQDCIIFEEDCGTENGLTTRAVMDGGDEIVSLYERILGRSAGEDITHPDTGEVLLAAGELINEEEAKAIEAAGVETVKIRSVLTCEAENGVCATCYGRDLARNTKVNMGEAVGVIAAQSIGEPGTQLTMRTFHIGGAATGGAEQNSIESSYDGTVQLVNCQTVKNSAGVDTVMSRNTELLLIDSAGKERARHRINYGTKLFVTDGQKVERGSKFAEWDPHTLPVLTEVNGTVKYVDLVDGVSVAEQTDEATGIASKVIVDWKSLPAGADLRPHIAIVDENGNPQNLASGNAASYFLSVDSVLSVQDGDAVHAGDTLARIPRESAKTRDITGGLPRVAELFEARKPKDHAIISDIDGRVTFGKDYKNKRRIVVTPEGEDAEPMEFLVPKGKHISVQEGDYVRKGDPLMDGSPVPHDILRVKGVEALAEFLIAEIQEVYRLQGVMINDKHIETIARQMLQKIEISDPGDTTFLVGEQVDRVEFRRENKKAEERGDRIAAGQPILLGITKASLQTQSFISAASFQETTRVLTEAAVSGKKDYLLGLKENVIVGRLIPAGTGAYMSKIRHIAAERDRAAGYVPEHEQAAAAAAAAQAEAEAAHAAALPGAEGLEEAPAAPAE is encoded by the coding sequence ATGTCAGAATTGATGAAATTCTTTGGTCAGGTGAGCGGTGCTCAGCAGTTCGATAATCTGCAGATCAACATTGCAAGTCCTGAGAAGATCCGTTCTTGGTCTTATGGTGAAATCAAGAAGCCGGAAACAATCAACTACCGTACTTTTAAACCTGAGCGTGACGGCCTGTTCTGTGCACGTATCTTTGGTCCGGTAAAAGATTATGAGTGCTTGTGCGGTAAATATAAGCGCATGAAGTACAAAGGCATCGTTTGTGAAAAATGTGGCGTTGAAGTGACATTGACCAAAGTGCGTCGTGAGCGCATGGGTCACATCGAACTGGCAGCACCTGTTGCTCACATCTGGTTCCTGAAATCCCTGCCGTCTCGTATCGGTCTTTTGCTGGACATGACGCTGAAGGATCTGGAACGTGTTCTTTACTTCGAAAACTTCGTTGTTGTTGAACCGGGTCTGACGCCGTTGAAGCAGAAAGAACTGCTTTCTGAAGAACAGTATATCAATGCTGTTGAAGAATACGGTCAGGATGCATTCACAGCTGGCATCGGTGCGGAAGCGATCCGTGACATGCTGTCTGAAATCAACCTGGATGACGAACTGGAAGACTTGCGTGACGAACTTCGTGAAACAAATTCCGAAGCCAAGCGTAAGAAACTGGTGAAACGTCTCAAACTGGTTGAAGCGTTCCTTGAGTCCGGCTCTCGCCCGGAATGGATGATCCTGGAAGTTGTTCCGGTTATCCCGCCGGAACTGCGTCCGCTGGTACCGCTGGATGGTGGTCGTTTCGCAACGTCTGACCTCAACGATCTTTATCGTCGTGTGATCAACCGTAACAACCGTCTGAAGCGTCTGATTGAACTGCGCGCACCGGAAATCATCGTACGTAACGAAAAACGTATGTTGCAGGAATCCGTTGACGCCTTGTTTGACAACAGCCGTCGCTCTCGCCCGATTACTGGTGCGAACAAGCGTCCGTTGAAATCACTGTCAGACATGCTCAAAGGTAAGCAAGGTCGCTTCCGTCAAAACCTGCTTGGTAAACGTGTCGACTATTCTGGTCGTTCGGTTATTGTGGTTGGCCCGGAACTGATGCTGCACCAATGTGGCTTGCCCAAGAAAATGGCATTGGAACTGTTCAAGCCGTTTATCTATGCCAAGCTTGAGCTTTATGGTATGGCAACAACCATTAAGGCCGCCAAGCGTATGGTGGAAAAAGAGCGTCCGGAAGTTTGGGATATTCTTGAAGAAGTTATCCGTGAACACCCGGTTATGCTCAACCGTGCCCCGACGCTGCACCGCTTGGGTATTCAGGCGTTCGAGCCGACCTTGGTTGAAGGTAAAGCGATCCAGTTGCACCCGCTTGTTTGTACAGCCTTTAACGCTGACTTCGACGGTGATCAGATGGCGGTTCACGTGCCGTTGTCACTGGAAGCACAGCTTGAAGCCCGCGTTTTGATGATGTCTACAAACAACATCTTGCAACCGGCTTCTGGCAAACCGATCATCGTACCGTCACAGGATATTGTTCTGGGTATTTATTACCTGTCCATGGTCCGTGAAAACGAAAAAGGCGAAGGCATGGTCTTCTCCGGTGTGGGTGAAATCCACCAGGCACTGGATAACGATGTTGTCAGCCTGCACGCCAACGTGACCTGTCGTTACCGCACAATTGATGAAAACGGTGACGAGATCGTTGAACGTGTTGAAACAACACCGGGCCGTATGCTGCTGTCTGAGCTGCTGCCGCGCCACGTTGATGTACCGTTTGCCCTGATCAACAAACTGTTGACCAAGAAAGACGTTTCCAACGTGATCGGTGAAGTTTACCGCCATGTGGGTCAGAAAGAGACTGTGATCTTCTGTGACCGCATCATGGGCCTTGGTTTCAAATGGGCGTGTAAAGCGGGTATCTCGTTCGGTAAAGACGATATGGTTATTCCGGCTGCCAAAGCTCCGTTGGTTGCAGAAACCAAGGAAGCGGTGAAGGAATTCGAACGTCAATACATGGACGGTCTGATCACACAGCGTGAGAAGTACAACAAAGTGGTTGATGCTTGGTCACACTGTAACGATCAGGTGACATCTGAAATGATGTCTGAGATCTCTAAAGACGTACCGGGTAAGCCGATTAACTCCGTATACATGATGGCACACTCTGGTGCGCGTGGTTCTACCGCCCAGATGCGTCAGCTTGGTGGTATGCGTGGTTTGATGGCGAAACCGTCTGGTGAAATTATTGAAACACCGATTATCGCGAACTTTAAAGAAGGTCTGAGCGTACTTGAGTACTTCAACTCAACACACGGTGCGCGTAAAGGTCTGGCTGATACGGCCTTGAAGACGGCGAACTCCGGTTACCTGACACGTCGTCTTGTTGACGTTGCTCAAGACTGTATCATCTTCGAAGAAGATTGCGGGACTGAGAACGGCCTGACAACACGTGCTGTTATGGACGGCGGTGATGAGATTGTTTCTCTGTACGAACGTATCTTGGGCCGTTCTGCTGGCGAAGACATCACACACCCGGATACGGGCGAAGTGCTGTTGGCTGCTGGTGAGCTGATCAACGAAGAAGAAGCCAAGGCGATTGAAGCTGCGGGTGTGGAAACGGTTAAGATCCGTTCCGTTCTGACATGTGAAGCTGAAAACGGTGTTTGTGCCACATGTTACGGCCGCGATCTGGCCCGTAACACGAAGGTGAACATGGGTGAAGCTGTCGGTGTTATCGCAGCCCAGTCCATTGGTGAGCCGGGTACACAGCTGACCATGCGTACGTTCCACATTGGTGGTGCGGCCACAGGTGGTGCGGAACAGAACTCCATTGAATCGTCTTATGATGGTACGGTTCAGTTGGTGAACTGTCAGACCGTTAAAAACTCCGCTGGCGTTGATACGGTCATGAGCCGTAACACAGAACTGTTGTTGATCGACAGTGCAGGTAAAGAACGTGCTCGTCACCGTATTAACTACGGTACGAAACTGTTCGTGACTGACGGCCAGAAAGTGGAACGTGGCAGCAAGTTCGCTGAATGGGATCCGCACACATTGCCGGTTCTGACAGAAGTAAACGGTACGGTGAAGTATGTTGATTTGGTTGACGGTGTGTCCGTTGCTGAACAAACAGACGAAGCCACAGGTATCGCTTCTAAAGTGATCGTTGACTGGAAGTCACTGCCTGCTGGTGCTGATCTTCGTCCGCACATTGCGATTGTGGATGAAAACGGCAACCCGCAGAACCTGGCGTCCGGTAACGCAGCCAGCTACTTCCTGTCTGTAGACTCTGTATTGTCCGTTCAAGATGGCGATGCGGTACACGCCGGTGACACACTGGCACGTATCCCACGTGAATCTGCCAAGACACGTGACATTACCGGTGGTCTGCCACGCGTTGCGGAACTGTTCGAAGCTCGTAAGCCGAAAGATCATGCGATCATCTCTGATATTGATGGCCGCGTCACTTTCGGTAAGGACTATAAGAACAAGCGCCGTATCGTTGTGACACCTGAAGGTGAAGATGCAGAACCAATGGAATTCCTGGTTCCAAAAGGCAAGCACATCTCTGTTCAGGAAGGTGACTACGTTCGTAAAGGTGATCCGTTGATGGATGGTAGCCCGGTTCCACACGATATCCTTCGCGTGAAGGGGGTTGAAGCACTGGCTGAATTCCTGATTGCTGAAATTCAGGAAGTTTACCGCCTGCAAGGGGTTATGATTAACGATAAGCACATTGAGACCATTGCGCGTCAAATGCTGCAAAAAATCGAAATCTCTGATCCGGGCGATACAACCTTCCTCGTTGGGGAACAAGTGGATCGCGTTGAATTCCGTCGTGAAAACAAGAAGGCTGAAGAACGTGGTGATCGTATCGCTGCGGGTCAACCGATCCTGCTTGGTATCACGAAGGCATCTCTGCAGACACAATCCTTCATCTCCGCAGCGTCTTTCCAAGAAACAACTCGCGTTCTGACTGAAGCGGCTGTTTCCGGTAAGAAAGATTACCTGTTGGGTCTGAAAGAGAACGTGATCGTTGGTCGTCTGATCCCAGCCGGGACAGGCGCTTACATGAGCAAGATCCGTCACATTGCAGCTGAGCGTGATCGTGCAGCTGGTTATGTACCGGAACACGAACAGGCGGCAGCTGCTGCTGCCGCAGCTCAGGCGGAAGCCGAAGCTGCACATGCAGCAGCTTTGCCGGGTGCAGAAGGTTTGGAAGAAGCGCCAGCAGCACCTGCTGAATAA